Proteins from a single region of Phycisphaeraceae bacterium D3-23:
- a CDS encoding YbaK/EbsC family protein, with protein sequence MTASDTRLTRFLDRQGVSYYRRPHQRDYRAKQTARHCETPPQQFAKTVVLNADGSQLIAVLPANEYLDLDLMRQQLGVRSLELLPEHSIMSLFPDCEIGAEPPFGNLYGIPVYVSPHLAETSSIVFNAGTHDEAVEIAFTAFHRLVHPIVIPMTTDDAERGESSQIPSG encoded by the coding sequence ATGACCGCTAGCGACACAAGACTTACCCGTTTTCTCGATCGTCAAGGCGTTTCCTACTACCGTCGACCACACCAACGCGACTATCGGGCGAAGCAGACCGCTCGGCACTGCGAGACTCCGCCCCAGCAGTTTGCGAAAACAGTCGTGCTTAATGCGGATGGCAGCCAGCTGATCGCGGTGTTGCCTGCCAACGAGTATCTCGACCTCGACCTGATGAGGCAGCAGCTGGGAGTCCGCTCGCTGGAACTCTTGCCCGAGCACTCAATAATGTCTCTGTTCCCGGATTGCGAGATCGGCGCGGAACCGCCGTTCGGCAATCTGTATGGCATCCCGGTCTACGTTTCTCCACACCTGGCTGAGACCTCGTCCATCGTCTTCAATGCCGGGACGCATGATGAAGCGGTCGAGATCGCCTTCACTGCCTTTCACCGTTTAGTACACCCCATCGTTATCCCCATGACCACGGATGATGCGGAACGCGGTGAATCAAGCCAGATTCCAAGTGGGTAG